Proteins from one Sabethes cyaneus chromosome 2, idSabCyanKW18_F2, whole genome shotgun sequence genomic window:
- the LOC128735964 gene encoding uncharacterized protein LOC128735964, with product MYRMVQVQPSDRHLQRILWRDSSEDPVKSFELTTVTYGTASAPYLATKCLSTLGKGCQSTHLLAAKVIQKDFYVDDMLSGADSIEEANRLMSEVIEITNSAGFILRKWNSNCTQLLTKLPKHLRDDRATLELDSSSSTVKTLGLRWDTNLDSFYFCFPQWRSNASAITKRSIHSDAACLFDPLGLVGPVVVQAKIIIQQLWQLKCGWDEPLDETLQTIWKEYKQNLMALESLSVPRWIGFTNDCSEIQLHGFCDASEVAYGACLYLRCTASDGTVSVRLITSKSRIAPLENLKAKKKKVTIPRLELSSALLLSHLYEKFSSNVTIKSTFFWTDSMIVKHWLASQPSRWQVFVANRVSEIQHITKGGAWNHVPGIENPADLISRGMSPAELQYQPLWFQGPRWLAQNQEYWPRPEEAIPESFEPSLLEERPSPAFPAQATPPSEIFGLRSTYSELIRLVALLIRFKHNSQPSNRQSRRDGRITHVELEQATLLLVHLSQ from the coding sequence ATGTATCGAATGGTACAAGTTCAACCTTCTGATAGGCATTTGCAGCGAATTCTCTGGAGAGATTCTTCCGAAGATCCAGTGAAGTCATTTGAGCTCACAACCGTTACCTACGGCACTGCATCTGCGCCGTATCTCGCGACAAAATGTCTCTCAACGCTAGGGAAAGGTTGCCAATCGACGCACCTTCTAGCTGCCAAGGTAATTCAAAAGGACTTCTATGTCGACGATATGCTGTCCGGAGCAGACAGTATCGAAGAAGCTAATCGACTCATGTCAGAGGTAATTGAGATTACCAATTCAGCTGGTTTTATCCTTAGAAAGTGGAATTCTAATTGCACACAGCTACTTACTAAGCTTCCTAAACATCTAAGAGATGATCGAGCCACCCTGGAGCTGGACTCCTCTAGCTCTACCGTGAAGACTTTGGGACTCCGTTGGGATACCAATTTGGACAGTTTCTATTTCTGCTTTCCACAATGGCGGTCGAATGCATCAGCCATCACAAAGCGAAGCATCCACTCAGACGCAGCATGCTTATTTGACCCGCTAGGCTTGGTGGGACCGGTAGTAGTACAGGCGAAAATAATCATTCAACAGTTGTGGCAGTTGAAATGCGGTTGGGATGAACCATTGGATGAAACATTGCAAACAATTTGGAAGGAgtataaacaaaatttaatggCCCTTGAGTCGCTGTCAGTTCCTCGTTGGATCGGCTTTACTAACGATTGTTCGGAAATTCAGCTACACGGGTTTTGCGATGCTTCAGAGGTGGCCTACGGAGCATGTCTATATCTGCGTTGTACCGCATCGGATGGGACTGTGTCAGTACGTCTCATCACGTCGAAGTCGAGAATAGCACCGCTAGAGAATCTGAAAGCCAAGAAGAAGAAGGTAACAATTCCTCGGTTAGAACTATCATCCGCCTTGCTGCTTAGTCATCTGTACGAGAAGTTTTCCTCTAACGTTACGATCAAATCAACATTCTTTTGGACCGATTCCATGATCGTCAAACACTGGCTGGCATCGCAACCGTCAAGATGGCAAGTTTTTGTCGCTAATCGTGTGTCGGAGATACAACACATCACCAAAGGTGGCGCTTGGAACCACGTCCCCGGCATTGAGAACCCGGCAGATTTGATTTCCAGGGGAATGTCTCCAGCTGAATTACAATATCAACCTCTTTGGTTCCAAGGTCCACGATGGTTGGCTCAGAATCAAGAATATTGGCCGCGACCAGAAGAAGCCATTCCAGAATCGTTCGAACCATCTCTCCTGGAAGAACGACCATCGCCAGCTTTCCCCGCTCAAGCTACTCCACCTAGCGAAATTTTTGGACTTAGATCGACATACTCAGAACTCATCAGACTGGTCGCACTACTCATACGTTTCAAGCATAATTCGCAACCTAGCAACAGACAATCTAGAAGAGATGGACGCATTACACACGTGGAATTAGAACAAGCAACACTTCTACTAGTCCACTTATCTCAGTAA
- the LOC128735963 gene encoding uncharacterized protein LOC128735963, producing MCVGGRLSHAPVTESRKHPFILNHHHPLAILVMRHYHLRLFHAGQQLLIASVREKFWPTAIHSLAKRVIHECVSCFKNKPKVVDQLMADLPSERVTPSSPFSKMGVDYCGPFLISYPNRRTRPVKCYVAIFVCLAVKAVHLELVADLTTQAFLAALRRFTARRGKPNLIMCDNATTFVGAKWELSELHRLFLSQHFQDAVVRDAGNDSIEFRFIPPRTPNFGGLWEAQVKSLDSER from the coding sequence ATGTGCGTTGGCGGCCGGTTATCTCACGCCCCAGTTACTGAGTCTAGAAAACATCCATTCATCTTAAACCACCATCACCCGCTCGCAATTTTGGTTATGCGACATTATCATCTGCGACTATTTCACGCCGGCCAGCAACTGCTGATTGCATCAGTTCGAGAGAAGTTTTGGCCAACTGCTATCCACAGTTTGGCTAAAAGGGTTATACATGAATGTGTCTCATGCTTCAAGAATAAACCTAAGGTCGTAGATCAACTAATGGCAGATCTTCCGTCCGAGCGAGTAACGCCATCATCACCGTTCTCAAAAATGGGAGTAGACTATTGTGGTCCCTTCCTTATATCCTATCCTAACCGTCGGACCAGACCAGTAAAGTGCTATGTAGCGATATTCGTTTGTCTGGCGGTGAAAGCGGTTCACTTAGAACTCGTAGCAGATCTAACAACTCAAGCGTTCCTGGCTGCTCTGAGGCGTTTTACCGCGCGACGCGGAAAACCAAATCTAATCATGTGTGATAACGCTACAACATTTGTCGGTGCTAAGTGGGAACTATCTGAACTACATCGCTTATTTCTAAGTCAGCACTTCCAAGATGCTGTTGTCAGGGATGCCGGAAATGACAGCATTGAGTTCCGTTTCATTCCTCCTCGCACTCCGAACTTTGGTGGTCTGTGGGAGGCACAGGTGAAATCGTTAGACTCCGAACGCTAA
- the LOC128735965 gene encoding uncharacterized protein LOC128735965, whose product MEDIKDLKKNERQLRSSIKTIAKFVQGFRKEVHEKQIDVRLETLENAMRKFYTVRRKIEMAIDDEDEKPDTKESAEQRAERLEALAAQREEEYDEAIRVVEEEYYEIKTSLLALRSSADTNTVRATNDVTSAAAQPCFSKVKLPDIKLPTFSGKSPVMLFKRLIQLHFRRITTKWLMWEKRFENKKLIVKAHLDALFAIEPMRKESYDALCFLINEFDRNLQMLAKIGEDFSNWSTILAHMVYTRLDSTTLRHWESHHNSKEAPKYEILIEFLRDQCTVLQSIAPSKSSTDESRRPRLSVTHTAVQSSRRCLFCGDSFHLVFQCNKFKSMLLNQRMEEVNKKRLCRNCLSAGHFAENCSRGSCIRCGRNHHTLLHHENGVSVSSATKPFVPKAQGRPQTAGPQPQQPQHKPHGQTQTTLTQTPTEQKATTSYPAVSTTPLNTHPGNTTEHHTTITLEAVAQVPSCQVLISTAIVRVEDQFGNISFARTLLDSCSELCYMTSKFSKRLKLRESPAFLQVQGIGNGSTSATKCVEANIQPRHPSISSFAETQLRSILITFPKKWYWRIGKPGPVDMIIGAEIYFDLLSAGKTRLSKDGPTLQETVFGWVISGRVPKQVSPRTSTFVSSTVDLQELIAKFWELETCYVTSTLSLEETACEELFERTTVRDAEGRFVVSLPKKENVIQKLGESKAIALKRFSSLEKRLDANPELKAMYKEFIHEYQLMGHMKEARDDPYQEPIYYMPHHAVLKPDSTTTKLRVVFDGSCRTSTGVSLNVMVNALMR is encoded by the exons ATGGAAGATATAAAAGATCTCAAGAAGAATGAGCGGCAGTTGCGGTCATCTATCAAAACCATAGCGAAATTCGTCCAAGGTTTTCGCAAAGAAGTGCATGAAAAACAGATCGACGTTCGTTTGGAAACGCTGGAGAATGCAATGCGGAAGTTTTATACCGTCCGACGTAAAATCGAAATGGCTATCGACGACGAGGACGAGAAGCCTGACACCAAAGAATCTGCGGAACAACGAGCGGAGCGTTTGGAAGCACTAGCGGCCCAGCGAGAGGAAGAATACGATGAAGCCATTCGGGTTGTAGAGGAGGAGTACTATGAAATTAAAACATCTCTCCTGGCCTTGCGATCCAGTGCAGATACAAATACTGTGCGGGCTACCAATGACGTCACATCAGCTGCAGCGCAACCGTGTTTCTCTAAGGTAAAGCTGCCCGATATTAAACTTCCGACATTCAGCGGCAAG TCTCCGGTGATGCTCTTCAAGAGATTAATTCAGTTGCACTTTCGGCGGATAACTACGAAGTGGCTTATGTGGGAAAAacgatttgaaaacaaaaaactgattgtGAAGGCGCATCTGGATGCTCTCTTTGCAATTGAGCCCATGCGAAAGGAAAGTTACGACGCTCTATGCTTCCTGATCAATGAATTTGACAGGAATTTACAAATGTTAGCTAAAATTGGGGAAGATTTTTCGAACTGGTCGACGATTTTGGCTCACATGGTGTATACACGTTTGGACTCAACCACGCTGCGGCACTGGGAGAGTCATCATAACTCAAAGGAAGCCCCTAAATACGAGATCCTGATTGAATTTCTTCGGGATCAATGCACAGTGTTGCAGTCGATTGCTCCAAGCAAATCTAGTACAGATGAGTCAAGGCGTCCACGGCTGTCTGTGACACATACTGCTGTTCAGTCGTCGAGACGATGTTTGTTCTGTGGCGATTCGTTCCATTTGGTGTTCCAATGCAACAAATTCAAGTCCATGTTATTGAATCAACGTATGGAGGAGGTGAATAAGAAACGGTTGTGTCGAAATTGCTTGTCCGCTGGACATTTTGCTGAGAATTGTTCCCGAGGTTCCTGTATACGATGCGGCAGAAACCATCACACCCTCCTACATCACGAAAACGGAGTAAGCGTGTCTAGTGCAACAAAACCATTCGTTCCAAAAGCGCAAGGTAGACCACAGACAGCAGGCCCACAACCACAACAACCGCAACACAAGCCACACGGTCAGACACAAACCACACTCACTCAAACACCAACAGAACAAAAAGCCACTACATCATATCCAGCTGTAAGCACAACCCCTCTTAACACTCACCCAGGAAACACCACAGAACATCACACAACAATTACTCTTGAAGCCGTCGCTCAAGTTCCGTCATGTCAAGTTCTCATCTCCACTGCCATTGTGCGGGTGGAAGATCAATTTGGCAATATTTCGTTCGCTAGAACTTTGCTGGATTCGTGTTCCGAACTCTGTTACATGACCAGTAAATTTTCGAAGAGACTAAAGCTCCGGGAATCACCCGCATTCTTGCAAGTACAAGGCATCGGCAATGGTAGCACTTCAGCTACTAAGTGCGTTGAAGCAAACATCCAGCCACGTCATCCCTCAATTTCATCGTTTGCGGAAA CTCAGTTGAGATCGATCCTGATCACCTTCCCCAAGAAATGGTATTGGCGGATCGGAAAACCCGGACCAGTCGATATGATCATTGGAGCTGAAATATACTTTGACTTGCTCTCTGCCGGGAAGACAAGGTTGAGTAAAGACGGCCCAACTCTCCAAGAAACCGTATTCGGTTGGGTGATATCAGGACGAGTTCCTAAGCAAGTTTCTCCGCGGACATCGACCTTCGTTAGTTCAACCGTGGATCTTCAAGAGTTGATCGCCAAGTTTTGGGAATTGGAGACCTGTTATGTGACCAGTACTCTTTCCTTGGAAGAGACCGCATGTGAAGAACTGTTCGAGCGAACTACCGTGCGTGACGCTGAAGGTAGATTCGTCGTAAGTTTGCCTAAAAAGGAGAATGTGATTCAGAAATTAGGAGAATCGAAAGCTATTGCACTGAAACGGTTCTCGAGCCTGGAGAAAAGGTTAGATGCGAATCCTGAGCTGAAGGCGATGTACAAGGAGTTTATTCACGAGTATCAGCTGATGGGTCATATGAAGGAAGCACGCGACGATCCTTATCAGGAGCCCATTTACTACATGCCTCATCATGCCGTGTTGAAGCCAGACAGCACAACGACAAAACTTCGTGTTGTTTTCGACGGGTCGTGTCGCACATCGACTGGAGTCTCCCTAAATGTTATGGTTAATGCGTTGATGCGTTAA